A genome region from Pseudomonadota bacterium includes the following:
- a CDS encoding cytochrome b/b6 domain-containing protein, with the protein ALFYIFYMFRGMKNPFTPSIDEKFNPLQKLTYLSVMLVLMPVIIITGIMFSDVLYFLNYIKIIGGLRVLDAIHVVTGYLFVVYLLVHIYMSTLGRRVFSLIKTMFNGYEEEKD; encoded by the coding sequence GGCCTTATTCTATATATTTTATATGTTTAGGGGTATGAAAAATCCTTTCACGCCATCCATAGATGAAAAATTTAATCCCCTCCAAAAACTTACATACCTTTCCGTTATGCTTGTACTTATGCCTGTCATTATTATCACAGGCATAATGTTCAGTGATGTTCTGTATTTTTTAAACTATATAAAGATTATCGGGGGACTCAGGGTACTTGATGCAATTCATGTTGTAACTGGTTATCTTTTTGTTGTATATCTTTTGGTGCATATATATATGTCTACCCTCGGCAGGAGGGTATTCTCACTTATAAAAACCATGTTTAACGGTTATGAAGAGGAAAAGGATTAA